A stretch of the Sphingobacterium thalpophilum genome encodes the following:
- a CDS encoding sialate O-acetylesterase, translated as MKSFLLIGQSNMAGRGFAHEVKPIYNKRIMMLRNGRWQMMVEPVHYDRPVAGIGLAASFAEAWCWDNEEEEIGLIPCAEGGSSIDDWSTDGILFRHAISEAQFATENSELSGVLWHQGESDSQGGKFKQYYEKLSKIFNQIRETLSVPEIPFIVGGLGEYLGKVAFGAGCTEHQQVDKELQKYAQEQENCYYVTAKGLTANPDGIHINAASQRIFGIRYYEAFLKRKHIHKPLVNELELVDRCNNRENTTEEKQYMALEKFTQGKIAYKEFMKAFS; from the coding sequence ATGAAATCATTTTTATTGATTGGACAATCGAATATGGCAGGTCGCGGGTTTGCTCATGAAGTGAAACCGATATACAATAAAAGGATTATGATGCTGCGAAACGGCAGATGGCAAATGATGGTCGAACCTGTTCATTATGACAGACCTGTTGCGGGTATCGGGCTTGCTGCGTCATTTGCAGAAGCTTGGTGTTGGGACAATGAGGAAGAAGAAATCGGCCTTATTCCCTGCGCAGAAGGTGGTAGTTCCATTGATGATTGGTCAACAGATGGAATTTTATTTCGTCATGCAATAAGCGAAGCTCAATTTGCAACCGAAAACAGCGAACTATCTGGTGTGCTTTGGCATCAAGGGGAAAGTGATAGCCAAGGCGGAAAATTCAAACAATACTACGAGAAATTATCAAAAATATTTAATCAAATTAGGGAGACATTATCAGTACCCGAAATTCCATTTATTGTAGGCGGTTTAGGTGAATATTTAGGTAAAGTAGCATTCGGAGCCGGGTGCACAGAACATCAGCAAGTGGATAAAGAACTTCAAAAATATGCCCAAGAGCAAGAGAATTGTTACTATGTTACGGCCAAGGGACTTACAGCCAACCCGGACGGCATTCACATCAATGCTGCGTCTCAGAGAATATTCGGCATCCGATATTATGAGGCATTTCTCAAAAGAAAACATATACATAAGCCGTTAGTAAATGAACTAGAATTAGTTGACAGGTGCAATAATAGAGAGAACACAACAGAGGAAAAACAGTACATGGCCTTAGAAAAATTCACTCAGGGGAAAATTGCTTATAAGGAATTTATGAAGGCATTTTCTTAG
- a CDS encoding Crp/Fnr family transcriptional regulator has translation MKQKTKNKDPWTIFSPFFKQVEAPARTILLQEGKISKTMYFIEKGCLRTWVNNDGKEITTQFFFEGDSVSSIESFRTNQPSLYSIETIEPCVLQTITQKEFQRIVEQSPDIKKQFEEHLFKRLFQAQQLFFSYLKNSPQQRYEELLSQYPHIVQRVPQHYIASYLGITSVSLSRIRNRR, from the coding sequence GTGAAGCAAAAAACTAAAAATAAAGACCCTTGGACCATCTTCTCACCTTTTTTCAAACAGGTGGAAGCTCCGGCAAGAACCATCCTGTTGCAGGAAGGGAAAATTTCCAAAACGATGTATTTTATTGAAAAAGGTTGCCTGCGTACCTGGGTGAACAACGACGGCAAAGAAATCACTACCCAATTTTTCTTTGAGGGCGACAGCGTTTCTTCCATCGAAAGTTTCCGAACCAACCAACCGAGTTTGTACAGCATCGAAACCATTGAACCTTGCGTTTTGCAAACCATCACACAAAAGGAATTTCAAAGGATTGTAGAGCAATCGCCCGACATCAAAAAGCAATTTGAAGAACATTTGTTCAAACGCCTTTTCCAGGCACAGCAATTGTTTTTTTCCTACCTCAAAAATTCACCGCAACAACGTTACGAAGAGTTGTTGTCGCAATATCCGCATATCGTGCAGCGTGTACCGCAACATTACATCGCCTCGTATCTGGGCATCACTTCCGTTTCCCTGAGCCGAATCCGAAACAGAAGATAA
- a CDS encoding NAD(P)H-dependent oxidoreductase, translated as MRTVIVFNHPYEGSYCNAILKAVTQGLENSAHEVDLMHLDKDQFHPRMTSDDLKAFVEHRAVDSQVIGYCILKKADHLIFIFPIWWDIMPAATKGFIDRVLSPGLAYDHHPRGFGLVPLLDNLKSITVITTMNKPKIMYSLLIGNLIRKVMIRSVFKTMGYKNVKWLSFTSVKSVSHEKRVKWLNNLDKRFSNFKY; from the coding sequence ATGAGAACCGTCATCGTATTCAACCATCCTTATGAAGGAAGTTACTGCAACGCCATTTTGAAGGCAGTAACGCAAGGGCTTGAAAATTCCGCACACGAAGTGGATTTGATGCACCTGGACAAAGACCAGTTTCACCCCCGAATGACATCGGACGATTTAAAAGCCTTTGTGGAACATCGTGCGGTGGATTCCCAGGTTATCGGCTACTGCATATTGAAAAAAGCCGACCACCTGATTTTTATTTTCCCGATTTGGTGGGACATTATGCCTGCCGCCACCAAAGGATTTATCGACCGGGTTTTGTCGCCCGGATTGGCGTATGACCATCATCCGAGAGGTTTTGGATTGGTACCGCTTTTAGACAACCTGAAAAGCATCACCGTCATCACCACCATGAACAAACCTAAAATTATGTACTCACTACTTATCGGAAACTTGATTCGCAAAGTGATGATACGGAGTGTTTTCAAAACAATGGGCTACAAAAACGTCAAATGGCTCAGCTTTACATCGGTCAAGAGCGTGAGCCACGAAAAACGGGTGAAATGGTTAAATAACCTTGATAAAAGATTTTCAAATTTTAAATATTAA
- a CDS encoding TetR/AcrR family transcriptional regulator yields the protein MKKAEATRLMILQKAFELIYVKGYQTTSIDDIIATTKVTKGAFYYHFKTKDEMGVAIINEILKPTLANSFIEPLQIEENPLQAIYYLMDNLLMENEFLKVEYGCPASNFTQEMTPWNSEFNKALNELTQEWTKAITATIETGKKNGAIREDVNAKQVTIFVLSGYWGIRNLGKLENSKKVYVSYLKQLKIYLDSLK from the coding sequence ATGAAAAAGGCAGAAGCAACACGGTTGATGATTTTACAGAAAGCGTTTGAGCTAATCTATGTTAAGGGATACCAAACGACAAGCATTGACGACATTATCGCCACGACAAAAGTAACGAAAGGCGCATTTTATTACCATTTCAAAACCAAAGACGAAATGGGGGTCGCCATCATAAACGAAATTCTAAAACCGACACTGGCAAACAGTTTTATTGAACCGCTTCAAATAGAAGAAAATCCGCTACAAGCCATTTACTACCTAATGGATAATCTATTGATGGAAAATGAATTTCTGAAAGTCGAGTATGGTTGTCCGGCATCCAATTTTACACAAGAAATGACACCGTGGAATTCGGAATTTAATAAGGCTTTGAATGAATTAACCCAGGAATGGACAAAGGCAATAACCGCCACCATCGAAACAGGCAAGAAAAACGGCGCCATCCGCGAGGACGTAAATGCGAAACAGGTAACCATCTTCGTTTTGTCGGGCTATTGGGGCATTCGGAATTTGGGAAAATTAGAGAATAGCAAAAAAGTGTATGTTTCTTATTTAAAACAACTTAAAATCTATTTAGATAGTTTGAAATAA
- a CDS encoding YfiT family bacillithiol transferase: MKMITIENYCPEWQTYFEKFNRAWIEKYFVLEDIDEYVLSNPEEAILNDGGKILFAVYRGKVIGTVALKKVDTDTMELTKMAVGENYQGIGAGKMLCQAAIDKAKDLSVKRLVLYTQSALKPALGIYRKLGFTDVTIEQGKYKRADTKMEMILNDNLLNNQYPIRKYKEPEVITEEMCASYIDVIALFPGNIKSAVMGLDDKQLDTPYRKGGWTVRQVVHHLADSNINCFARIKFALTEDNPIIKPFAEEKWAELPDAKHISILPSLSILEGIHERWTILLKGLEKPYWDRTFFHPELNNCQTIAEAMAKYSWHCNHHLAQIKNLKKQMQWK; this comes from the coding sequence ATGAAAATGATAACCATAGAAAATTACTGTCCGGAATGGCAAACCTATTTTGAAAAATTCAACCGGGCGTGGATTGAAAAATATTTTGTGTTGGAAGATATTGACGAATACGTTCTTTCCAATCCCGAAGAAGCGATATTAAATGACGGAGGAAAAATTTTGTTTGCCGTTTATAGAGGTAAGGTAATCGGAACTGTCGCCTTGAAAAAAGTAGATACGGATACAATGGAATTGACCAAAATGGCGGTGGGTGAAAATTATCAGGGCATCGGAGCAGGAAAAATGTTGTGTCAGGCAGCTATTGACAAGGCAAAAGATTTGAGCGTAAAAAGACTGGTACTCTACACACAATCCGCATTGAAACCGGCGTTGGGTATTTATAGAAAATTAGGCTTTACGGACGTTACTATTGAACAGGGAAAGTACAAACGGGCAGATACTAAAATGGAAATGATTTTAAATGATAATCTTCTAAACAACCAATATCCCATTCGAAAATACAAAGAGCCAGAAGTAATCACCGAAGAAATGTGCGCATCATACATTGATGTTATTGCATTATTTCCCGGAAATATAAAATCAGCGGTAATGGGTTTAGACGACAAACAATTAGATACACCCTACAGGAAAGGAGGTTGGACTGTCAGGCAGGTTGTTCATCATTTAGCGGATAGCAATATCAATTGTTTTGCCCGCATCAAATTTGCATTGACGGAAGATAATCCGATTATTAAACCGTTTGCAGAAGAAAAATGGGCGGAGTTACCAGACGCGAAACATATATCCATTTTGCCGTCATTAAGCATTTTAGAAGGCATTCATGAACGTTGGACGATACTTTTAAAAGGTTTAGAAAAACCATATTGGGACAGAACGTTCTTTCATCCGGAATTGAATAATTGCCAGACTATTGCTGAGGCTATGGCAAAATACAGTTGGCATTGCAATCACCATTTGGCACAAATCAAAAATCTGAAAAAACAAATGCAATGGAAATAA
- a CDS encoding EamA family transporter, producing MSSNKNMLAYGALFVVCLVWGTTYFAIRIGVQTFPPFLFSTIRQVLAGAILLFGLKLTGNLNLNKSDVLYQSVPGVLMVALGNGVIGWCERYISSGLAALILSLIPVFVVVISYLFGFDRRKPHLLIIVGLILGCLGIVLIFRDNLKDLANPAYFKGMLIAFGACLAWASGSVFAKYKIPNSKNVLQNAALQLFSGGMALFVFSAFLDDYSELKTVTTSSIWALVYLIVVGSVIAYSAFVYALKHLPIGISSLYAYINPFIAIMLGFLFLNEKLTGITLLALVATLSGLYCVNRGYQKMSKK from the coding sequence ATGAGCAGTAATAAAAATATGTTGGCTTACGGAGCTCTTTTTGTCGTTTGTTTGGTATGGGGAACGACTTACTTTGCTATCCGTATCGGAGTGCAAACCTTTCCGCCATTCTTATTTTCGACAATTCGGCAAGTACTAGCCGGAGCAATTTTACTGTTTGGACTAAAGCTCACAGGAAATCTGAATTTGAATAAATCGGATGTATTATATCAATCTGTTCCGGGTGTATTAATGGTTGCTTTGGGAAATGGTGTTATCGGTTGGTGTGAACGCTATATTTCAAGCGGACTGGCAGCATTGATATTATCACTCATTCCTGTTTTTGTGGTTGTCATCAGCTATTTGTTTGGGTTTGACAGGAGAAAACCACATTTATTAATTATCGTGGGATTGATATTAGGCTGTTTGGGTATTGTACTGATTTTTCGGGACAATCTAAAAGACCTTGCCAATCCTGCCTATTTTAAGGGAATGTTAATAGCCTTCGGAGCTTGTCTGGCCTGGGCTTCGGGGAGTGTATTTGCAAAATACAAAATCCCGAACAGTAAGAACGTGTTACAAAATGCTGCATTGCAATTGTTTTCGGGAGGAATGGCCTTGTTTGTATTCAGTGCTTTTTTGGATGATTATTCAGAGTTAAAAACTGTAACGACATCCAGTATTTGGGCTTTGGTTTACCTGATTGTAGTGGGTTCTGTCATTGCGTATTCTGCTTTTGTGTATGCTCTGAAACATTTGCCGATAGGCATTTCATCCCTGTATGCATATATCAATCCGTTCATTGCCATTATGCTCGGATTTCTATTCCTGAATGAGAAACTAACCGGTATCACTTTATTGGCTTTGGTCGCTACTTTAAGCGGTCTGTATTGTGTCAATAGAGGTTATCAGAAAATGTCAAAAAAATGA
- a CDS encoding AraC family transcriptional regulator, whose protein sequence is MELDFKQYQIKYPSVLYQSPNQVHRILNVDEIEMFLLGIEQELIDKNLYKHLQEIITPHPLHLSSDEMNILRQAFLLCANLHDKKEDKFYFYSLKNACNALIGLYLSFYLKTLQSQEQLSRFERIYNDFLKLLEVQFKVWKRPSDYAQKLNISVAYLNECVKTVTGFTVSYHIQQRVVLEAKRLLYYADKSVKEIANELGYDDYPYFSRLFSKVAGMTALAFRNKNHV, encoded by the coding sequence ATGGAACTGGATTTTAAACAATACCAAATAAAATATCCGTCCGTTTTGTATCAGTCTCCCAATCAGGTACATAGAATACTGAATGTCGATGAAATAGAAATGTTTTTATTGGGAATCGAGCAAGAACTTATTGATAAAAACCTCTATAAACATCTCCAGGAAATTATTACGCCACATCCCCTGCACCTAAGTTCTGATGAAATGAATATTTTAAGACAGGCTTTCTTATTGTGTGCTAATCTTCATGATAAAAAGGAGGATAAATTCTATTTCTATTCATTAAAGAATGCTTGCAATGCCCTCATCGGTCTATACCTTTCTTTTTATCTAAAAACGTTGCAGTCACAAGAACAGCTTTCCAGATTTGAGCGCATATACAATGACTTTCTAAAACTGTTGGAAGTACAATTCAAAGTATGGAAACGTCCTTCCGATTATGCTCAAAAATTAAACATCTCAGTAGCCTATCTCAATGAATGCGTAAAAACAGTAACTGGATTTACCGTTTCGTATCACATTCAACAGCGGGTTGTCTTAGAAGCCAAGCGCCTGCTGTACTATGCCGACAAATCCGTAAAAGAAATTGCAAACGAATTGGGCTATGATGATTATCCGTATTTTTCGAGATTATTCTCTAAAGTTGCCGGAATGACTGCTTTGGCATTCAGGAACAAAAACCACGTTTAG
- a CDS encoding aminotransferase-like domain-containing protein yields MKEVLYQKISASLSEQIKNGTLKTGDKMPSLRTLHKEYGVSMNTAIQAYLELEANGLIVSRPQSGYYVSYKPAYLSVPSVSTPSNQAKSESVETLISKVYSTLSNKDVTRFSLGVPENELLPIAKLNKELVNAMRDLTGSGTEYEEIQGNRKLRRDIARLTYTWNGNLSEDDIVTTAGAMNAISFGLMALTQKGDTIAVESPVYFGILQLAKSLGLKVIELPTHPVAGIEPDALKKVLSKIKACILVSNFNNPLGSCMPDEHKMEVVKMLSERGIPLIEDDLYGDVYFGNSRPKPCKAFDEEGLVLWSGSVSKTLAPGYRVGWLAPGKFKDKIVHQKLIHTVSSTTITQETIANFLEKGRYEHHLRKLRTELHANSLQFARAVAEYFPEGSKISQPQGGFMLWVELDKRIDTTELYDLAIRQKISIAPGRMFSLQNQFTNCMRLSYGQRWSEQIDNKLKQLGRIAKGLL; encoded by the coding sequence ATGAAAGAAGTATTGTATCAAAAAATTTCCGCTTCTCTATCGGAACAAATCAAAAACGGCACACTGAAAACAGGTGATAAGATGCCGTCATTACGTACGCTGCATAAAGAATATGGTGTGAGTATGAACACAGCCATACAAGCGTACTTGGAGTTGGAAGCCAATGGCCTGATTGTTTCCCGACCACAGTCCGGCTACTATGTGAGTTACAAGCCTGCATATTTGTCTGTGCCTTCCGTGAGTACCCCTTCTAATCAGGCAAAATCTGAAAGTGTAGAAACACTGATTTCCAAAGTATATTCAACTTTAAGTAATAAAGATGTTACCAGGTTTTCTTTGGGCGTTCCCGAAAACGAATTGCTTCCTATTGCAAAGCTCAATAAAGAGTTAGTTAATGCGATGCGTGACCTCACAGGAAGCGGTACGGAATACGAAGAAATTCAGGGAAACCGAAAATTACGCAGGGATATTGCCCGATTGACTTATACCTGGAACGGAAATTTAAGTGAAGACGATATTGTTACGACTGCCGGGGCTATGAATGCCATTTCATTCGGGTTGATGGCACTTACACAGAAAGGCGATACGATAGCCGTTGAAAGTCCTGTTTATTTCGGCATATTGCAGCTGGCTAAAAGTTTGGGATTAAAAGTTATTGAATTACCAACACATCCTGTTGCCGGAATTGAGCCTGATGCTCTAAAAAAAGTCCTGTCCAAAATAAAAGCGTGTATTCTGGTTTCTAATTTCAACAATCCGTTGGGAAGCTGTATGCCCGATGAGCATAAAATGGAAGTGGTAAAAATGCTTTCGGAACGAGGTATTCCGCTCATAGAAGATGATTTGTATGGCGATGTATATTTTGGGAACAGCCGCCCTAAGCCTTGTAAAGCATTTGACGAGGAAGGTTTGGTTCTTTGGAGCGGCTCTGTGTCAAAAACATTAGCTCCGGGTTATCGTGTGGGCTGGTTAGCTCCGGGAAAGTTTAAAGATAAAATAGTTCATCAGAAACTCATTCATACCGTTTCTTCTACGACCATCACACAGGAAACTATTGCCAACTTCCTTGAAAAAGGCAGGTATGAACATCATCTTCGGAAATTGAGAACTGAGCTGCACGCCAACAGTCTGCAATTTGCCAGGGCTGTTGCCGAGTATTTTCCGGAAGGAAGCAAAATAAGCCAACCGCAAGGCGGATTTATGCTTTGGGTAGAACTGGACAAAAGAATTGATACTACGGAATTGTATGATCTGGCTATCCGTCAAAAAATAAGTATTGCTCCGGGCAGGATGTTTTCATTGCAAAACCAGTTTACTAACTGTATGCGGTTGAGCTACGGACAACGCTGGTCGGAACAGATAGATAACAAACTGAAACAGTTGGGGAGAATTGCTAAAGGGTTATTGTGA
- the map gene encoding type I methionyl aminopeptidase: MSITKHEELIGMQKVSEVVAYTLKEMRNYAKPGMTTKELDDFGAKILSGFGAKSAPYLTYGFPGWTCISVDNEFCHGIPSEKRILKEGDLVNIDVSAELDGFWSDNGGSFVLGEDINQHQKLVDASKEILQKAISNIKGGVKISEVGHIMETEAKKRGFKVVKNLGGHGIGRGLHEQPDEIMNYKSRFDQRRFRKNSVVAIETFITTTSTYATELNDGWTMVGNKGGFMAQHEHTIVVTDGKPIILTEMNGIWN; the protein is encoded by the coding sequence ATGTCAATAACAAAACACGAAGAATTAATCGGAATGCAGAAAGTGAGCGAAGTGGTTGCTTACACATTGAAGGAAATGCGCAACTATGCAAAGCCCGGTATGACAACCAAAGAATTGGACGACTTCGGGGCAAAAATACTTTCGGGCTTCGGAGCAAAATCAGCACCGTATCTGACTTATGGATTTCCGGGTTGGACTTGTATCAGTGTGGACAATGAGTTTTGCCACGGCATTCCGTCCGAGAAAAGAATATTGAAAGAGGGCGATTTGGTGAACATTGACGTTTCCGCCGAACTTGACGGCTTTTGGTCGGACAACGGAGGTTCATTTGTGCTTGGAGAAGACATCAACCAACATCAAAAATTAGTGGATGCATCCAAAGAAATCCTGCAAAAAGCCATCAGTAATATTAAAGGAGGGGTTAAGATTTCTGAAGTTGGGCACATCATGGAAACCGAAGCCAAAAAAAGAGGATTCAAGGTTGTTAAAAATTTGGGCGGACACGGCATCGGAAGGGGTTTACACGAACAACCCGATGAAATAATGAACTACAAAAGCCGATTTGACCAAAGGCGGTTTAGAAAAAATTCAGTGGTTGCTATTGAAACGTTTATTACCACAACTTCAACCTATGCAACAGAGTTAAATGATGGTTGGACAATGGTGGGAAACAAAGGCGGTTTTATGGCGCAACACGAACATACAATCGTTGTTACCGACGGGAAACCAATCATACTAACCGAAATGAATGGGATTTGGAATTAA
- a CDS encoding GNAT family N-acetyltransferase: MEISNQVIEIKTGFENMDINAVHQFLSKESYWAKGIPLETVKTALQNSFCVGLFEDEKQIGFARLVTDYATFGYLADVYILKEYRGKGLSKMMIKHLLELDFVQGLRRTLLATLDAHSLYRQFGFESPENPERLMEIKRNNLYKDA, from the coding sequence ATGGAAATAAGCAATCAGGTAATTGAAATAAAAACGGGCTTTGAAAATATGGATATTAATGCCGTCCATCAGTTTTTGAGCAAGGAAAGTTATTGGGCAAAAGGCATTCCGTTGGAAACTGTAAAAACGGCGTTGCAAAATTCTTTTTGCGTAGGATTATTTGAAGATGAAAAACAGATTGGTTTTGCCCGATTGGTAACGGATTATGCCACTTTCGGCTATTTGGCAGATGTTTATATTTTGAAAGAATACAGAGGTAAAGGATTATCAAAAATGATGATAAAACATCTATTGGAATTGGATTTTGTGCAAGGGCTAAGAAGGACATTATTGGCAACATTAGATGCTCATTCGCTTTACCGTCAGTTTGGATTTGAATCTCCTGAAAACCCGGAAAGATTGATGGAAATAAAAAGAAATAACCTATATAAAGACGCTTAG
- a CDS encoding isochorismatase family cysteine hydrolase gives MEMNWNRSALLIIDMQNDFAKPDGNAYIDRTKDVIENVAYLADTFRRNQLPVLHIVRLYLKDGSNAELCRKEVIRQSKAMVIPGSSGAKIVQELLPKNVEMYEDKKLLTGSILQLAPFDFVAYKPRWGAFYKTNLEAWLKNRKINSLVIAGCNFPNCPRTTIFEASERDYRLAIVPEAISQIYPKGIDELKGIGVNVLEHSVLKKELENGK, from the coding sequence ATGGAAATGAATTGGAACCGTTCGGCTTTACTGATTATCGATATGCAAAATGATTTTGCAAAGCCTGACGGTAATGCCTATATCGACAGAACGAAGGATGTGATAGAAAATGTGGCATATTTGGCTGACACATTCAGGAGAAATCAATTGCCAGTTCTACATATTGTGAGATTATATCTTAAAGACGGAAGCAACGCCGAACTTTGCAGGAAAGAAGTCATCCGACAAAGTAAGGCAATGGTCATTCCGGGTAGTTCCGGAGCTAAAATCGTACAAGAGCTTTTGCCTAAAAATGTCGAAATGTATGAGGATAAAAAATTATTGACCGGCAGTATTCTACAGCTTGCTCCTTTTGACTTTGTGGCTTACAAACCACGCTGGGGTGCATTTTATAAAACAAACTTAGAGGCTTGGCTGAAAAATCGCAAGATTAATTCATTGGTAATTGCAGGTTGTAATTTCCCGAACTGTCCACGCACAACAATATTTGAAGCAAGTGAAAGAGATTATCGTTTGGCTATTGTTCCCGAAGCGATTTCGCAGATCTATCCCAAAGGGATAGATGAATTAAAAGGAATTGGAGTAAATGTATTGGAGCATAGTGTTTTGAAAAAAGAATTGGAAAATGGAAAGTAA
- a CDS encoding nuclear transport factor 2 family protein, whose protein sequence is MNTDFAKEWLEAWNSHDLDKIMEHYSENIDFVSPIIQQMGINAEGKISNKTDLKDYFSKALQKYPDLHFELYHELKGANSTVLFYRSVNNSFSAEYMELNNDGKVSKVRAHYKFDE, encoded by the coding sequence ATGAATACAGACTTTGCAAAAGAATGGCTTGAGGCCTGGAACAGCCACGATTTGGATAAAATAATGGAACATTACAGCGAAAACATTGATTTTGTTTCTCCAATTATTCAACAAATGGGAATAAACGCAGAAGGTAAAATTTCCAACAAAACTGATTTAAAGGATTACTTTTCAAAAGCCCTGCAAAAATACCCCGACCTGCACTTTGAATTGTACCACGAACTCAAAGGAGCTAATTCAACCGTATTGTTTTACAGAAGTGTCAATAATTCCTTTTCGGCAGAATATATGGAATTGAATAATGACGGGAAAGTAAGTAAAGTGAGAGCACATTATAAGTTTGATGAATAA
- a CDS encoding GNAT family N-acetyltransferase: MEKIYSEARAYQFQQSGYGWPVFSKSFIEKEITEKRHFKVLDKDDEMAGVFSIVKAEPIIWNDKDGKEAIYLHRMAIRNSYRGKNIAKKVVDWAMVEAWKNKKKFIRIDTWANNKALTGYYQKLGFEWIGKRQLPPQSDLPEHYNNIEVNLFEIRL, translated from the coding sequence GTGGAAAAAATATACAGCGAAGCAAGAGCCTATCAATTTCAGCAAAGCGGATACGGTTGGCCTGTTTTCAGTAAATCATTTATTGAAAAGGAAATTACAGAGAAAAGGCACTTTAAAGTCTTAGATAAGGATGATGAAATGGCAGGTGTATTTTCCATAGTAAAAGCCGAACCTATTATTTGGAACGACAAGGACGGAAAGGAAGCCATTTATTTACACCGTATGGCGATACGCAATTCATACAGAGGAAAAAATATAGCAAAGAAAGTAGTGGATTGGGCTATGGTTGAAGCGTGGAAAAATAAGAAGAAATTTATCCGGATAGATACCTGGGCAAACAATAAAGCATTGACCGGTTATTACCAAAAATTAGGATTTGAATGGATAGGTAAAAGACAGTTGCCGCCACAGAGTGATTTGCCGGAACACTATAACAATATTGAGGTCAATTTATTTGAGATAAGATTATGA
- a CDS encoding FAD-binding oxidoreductase, producing MPRAPKWLFDTVDLLTTKLPEVKVEEIVFLSPSVKKIRMSGVFDKVKFTVGAYIDFRVTETEVRRYTVSNFDKKTQSIEFIVHLHGKGCGADYMNALQPGDVLSLNKPSTMIKYYASSFQHYIIFGDESSLGLAQSFAPVLKQNNHIFQFIFELDEENLKIPEILGLESVIVFPKTGLFKNEEWIKKLPVFPLQNEDHIKFILTGNVKSVQTFRKVIKDTTKCKVYLHGYWLEGKKGL from the coding sequence ATGCCAAGAGCTCCCAAATGGTTATTTGATACCGTTGATTTACTTACGACAAAACTTCCCGAGGTAAAAGTAGAAGAAATCGTTTTCTTATCTCCATCAGTAAAGAAAATTCGGATGTCCGGAGTCTTTGATAAAGTAAAATTTACTGTTGGCGCATATATTGATTTCAGAGTAACAGAAACCGAAGTCAGACGCTACACGGTTTCAAATTTTGATAAGAAAACACAAAGTATTGAGTTTATCGTTCACCTTCATGGCAAAGGTTGTGGCGCTGATTATATGAACGCCTTGCAACCGGGCGACGTACTATCTTTAAATAAACCCAGTACGATGATAAAATATTATGCTTCATCCTTTCAGCATTATATTATTTTTGGAGATGAGTCTTCTTTGGGATTGGCACAATCGTTTGCTCCTGTATTAAAGCAAAACAATCATATATTTCAGTTTATTTTTGAATTAGACGAAGAAAATCTAAAAATTCCTGAAATTTTGGGGCTGGAGTCGGTTATCGTTTTTCCCAAAACAGGATTATTTAAAAACGAGGAATGGATAAAGAAATTGCCCGTTTTTCCTCTTCAAAATGAAGATCATATCAAGTTTATCCTCACAGGAAATGTAAAATCAGTGCAAACCTTTAGAAAAGTTATTAAAGATACAACGAAGTGCAAAGTATATCTGCATGGCTATTGGTTAGAAGGCAAAAAAGGATTATAA